Proteins encoded within one genomic window of Gloeobacter kilaueensis JS1:
- a CDS encoding Uma2 family endonuclease, producing the protein MTFSAEGLAPKNRPQELSAAGESEEKRATAVIARLKQSLLGWVEPLGLGVVLDRGGCNATAPDLAFLAMNRLRNAPFRLGLPVPDLVVKVESAPSQREALTRQIQSWLDRGVVVCLLVETWAKTVSIFREGQVVTLGLEEVLSLPEILPGWEWKLAAL; encoded by the coding sequence ATGACTTTCTCTGCTGAAGGACTCGCCCCAAAAAATCGACCGCAGGAGCTGTCTGCGGCTGGGGAAAGTGAGGAGAAACGGGCGACGGCGGTGATCGCCCGCTTGAAGCAGAGTTTGCTTGGCTGGGTCGAACCGCTCGGCCTGGGCGTCGTGCTCGATCGAGGGGGCTGCAACGCCACCGCCCCGGATCTGGCTTTTCTGGCGATGAACCGGCTGAGAAATGCTCCTTTCAGGCTGGGCCTGCCCGTTCCGGATCTGGTGGTCAAAGTCGAGTCAGCCCCCTCGCAGCGCGAGGCGCTCACCCGCCAGATCCAGAGTTGGCTGGACCGGGGAGTGGTGGTCTGCTTGCTGGTCGAGACCTGGGCCAAAACCGTGAGCATCTTCCGCGAGGGCCAGGTGGTGACCCTCGGCCTCGAAGAAGTGCTGAGTCTGCCGGAGATCCTGCCGGGCTGGGAGTGGAAGCTCGCCGCGTTATAA
- a CDS encoding HAD family hydrolase, with product MATPGPDLLALDFDGVICDGLKEYFQTSWLAYCKLWPDTDPVAPAGVAERFYQLRPVIETGWEMPLLLRAILEKIESERIFAEWPTLSHQLLAISGFSTQQLTTTVDGMRDEWIERDLPGWLAVHRFYPGVIESLRRWEGDAQLRAVIITTKASRFVLELLGQAGLVWPAADLFGKDIRQPKSHTLAQLLAAGYRRIWFVEDRFATLRGVQQLPDLQTVGLFLAAWGYNTASERQQAENDSRIRLLPLRAFGSADFGEWQAVD from the coding sequence ATGGCGACACCCGGTCCCGACTTGCTGGCGCTGGACTTTGACGGTGTGATCTGCGATGGACTCAAAGAATACTTTCAGACTTCCTGGCTCGCTTACTGTAAGCTCTGGCCCGACACCGACCCGGTGGCACCCGCCGGAGTAGCGGAGCGCTTTTACCAGTTGCGTCCGGTCATCGAGACTGGTTGGGAGATGCCGCTGCTTCTGCGCGCCATCTTAGAGAAAATCGAATCCGAGCGCATCTTTGCCGAGTGGCCCACTTTATCTCACCAACTGCTGGCGATATCCGGCTTCAGCACCCAGCAGTTGACGACGACGGTCGATGGGATGCGCGACGAGTGGATCGAGCGGGATCTACCCGGCTGGCTCGCCGTGCATCGCTTCTATCCAGGGGTGATCGAGAGCCTGCGGCGTTGGGAGGGCGATGCACAGTTGCGGGCAGTGATCATCACCACCAAGGCGAGCCGATTCGTCCTGGAACTATTGGGGCAGGCGGGCCTGGTCTGGCCTGCTGCCGACCTTTTTGGCAAGGATATCAGACAGCCCAAGTCCCACACCCTGGCCCAGCTTCTGGCGGCGGGCTATCGGCGCATCTGGTTTGTCGAGGACCGCTTCGCTACTCTCCGAGGCGTGCAGCAGCTACCCGACCTGCAGACGGTGGGTCTGTTTCTGGCCGCCTGGGGCTACAACACCGCGAGCGAGCGCCAGCAAGCAGAAAACGACAGCCGCATTCGACTGTTGCCCCTGCGGGCCTTTGGCTCCGCTGATTTTGGCGAGTGGCAGGCCGTAGACTAA
- a CDS encoding S41 family peptidase, which produces MFSTVARRQRRAVVAVALSLVLLGAGPASAQPPSASLSTFEEVWQTVKDHFYDPKLGGIDWRAIREKYREQAALAASGEQLAGAINRMLLELHASHTRYYTRQEPAFYQLLGGVFRSSPAWRKFKKQFPGEELSYTEIGVFTSKEETGTLVTAVLDDSPARKAGLQVGDVIVAVDGEPGFEPIDSFKGKVAKPVVLSVRRTGKIAKLTVVPKNYDPATMFLDAMRDSAELIEQDGKTIGYIHVWSYAGEQYQQLLKKELFSGKLQRADALILDLRNGWGGASPEYLNIFTAQQPALTIQSRDGKPANLTELWKKPVVLLVNEQTRSGKEILAYGFKKYAIGPVIGTRTAGAVLAGSPFLLKDGSLLYLAVANVWVDGERLEGTGVTPDIEVPPDFERGDLQKQKAIEVLLGKLATAGPAGGSYNLGQ; this is translated from the coding sequence ATGTTCTCAACTGTTGCGCGCCGGCAGCGGCGGGCTGTCGTTGCCGTTGCCCTGTCGCTGGTGTTGCTTGGGGCCGGACCGGCCAGCGCTCAGCCTCCGAGCGCCAGTTTGTCTACCTTCGAGGAAGTCTGGCAGACTGTCAAGGACCACTTCTACGACCCAAAGCTGGGCGGCATCGACTGGCGGGCGATTCGCGAAAAGTATCGCGAGCAAGCTGCCCTTGCGGCGAGCGGTGAACAGCTCGCCGGGGCAATCAATCGGATGCTTCTGGAATTGCACGCCTCCCACACCCGCTACTACACCCGTCAGGAACCAGCCTTCTACCAGCTTTTGGGCGGCGTTTTCCGCAGTAGCCCCGCCTGGCGCAAGTTCAAAAAGCAGTTTCCGGGCGAAGAACTCAGCTACACCGAAATCGGAGTGTTCACCAGCAAGGAGGAAACGGGCACGCTGGTAACGGCGGTGCTCGACGATAGCCCCGCCCGCAAGGCCGGATTGCAGGTCGGCGATGTGATCGTCGCCGTAGACGGTGAGCCGGGCTTCGAGCCGATCGATTCTTTCAAAGGCAAAGTGGCAAAACCGGTGGTCCTCTCGGTGCGCCGAACGGGGAAGATCGCGAAGCTGACGGTCGTACCCAAAAACTACGATCCGGCCACGATGTTCCTCGATGCGATGCGCGACAGCGCCGAACTCATCGAGCAGGACGGAAAGACGATAGGCTACATCCACGTCTGGTCCTACGCCGGTGAGCAGTACCAGCAACTGCTCAAAAAAGAACTCTTCAGCGGCAAACTCCAGCGCGCCGACGCCTTGATCCTCGATCTGCGCAACGGCTGGGGCGGGGCGAGCCCGGAGTACCTGAACATCTTTACCGCCCAGCAACCGGCGCTTACTATCCAGTCGCGGGACGGCAAACCGGCCAACCTCACCGAACTCTGGAAAAAACCGGTTGTCCTGCTGGTCAACGAGCAGACCCGCAGCGGCAAAGAAATCCTCGCCTACGGCTTCAAAAAATACGCCATCGGCCCGGTGATTGGCACCAGGACCGCCGGGGCGGTGCTGGCGGGCAGCCCCTTTTTGCTCAAAGACGGGAGTCTGCTCTATCTGGCGGTTGCCAACGTCTGGGTGGACGGCGAGCGCCTCGAAGGAACGGGCGTGACGCCGGATATCGAGGTACCGCCGGATTTCGAGCGCGGCGATCTGCAAAAACAAAAGGCAATAGAGGTACTTCTTGGAAAGCTGGCCACAGCCGGCCCCGCAGGCGGAAGCTACAATCTTGGGCAGTGA
- a CDS encoding TRAFAC clade GTPase domain-containing protein: MPARSRSFTPAFNLLSLGGRGVGKTVFLAGAYAETHRGIAPLPSSTLWFDWDSRAQQDVGNALAYIERTGHYPSATLRISSFRFALKQRQFGFSRTICYLRWQDIPGEICSPANPAFREMVLASHGCCVFVDTQALLVDDDYLQQFEQKIFAQLRTIASLIPPGETYPIALVLTKCDLSAAVSQSEKRLEDLLRPLLESLTGGVRCRALPVAAKVVQRGESWALQAVGAAAAFIWLAWQLSDIHRLGWGERLLGLFARLLSGSRRQPGWEDGLLRRILVEETQTTGAGAAFRPQAPRRTASKVERE; this comes from the coding sequence ATGCCTGCCCGTTCACGCAGTTTCACCCCCGCTTTTAACCTTTTGAGTCTGGGCGGGCGCGGCGTGGGCAAGACCGTGTTTCTGGCCGGAGCCTACGCTGAGACCCACCGGGGCATCGCGCCTTTGCCCTCCTCGACGCTCTGGTTTGACTGGGACAGCCGGGCGCAGCAGGACGTTGGAAACGCTCTTGCCTATATCGAGCGCACAGGCCATTATCCGTCGGCGACGCTGCGCATCAGCAGCTTTCGCTTTGCCCTCAAACAGCGGCAGTTCGGATTTTCTCGCACGATCTGCTATCTGCGCTGGCAGGACATTCCTGGCGAAATCTGCTCGCCTGCCAATCCGGCGTTTCGAGAGATGGTACTCGCCTCCCACGGCTGCTGCGTGTTCGTCGATACCCAGGCACTGCTGGTCGATGACGACTATCTCCAGCAGTTCGAGCAAAAGATCTTTGCCCAACTGCGCACGATTGCCTCGCTCATCCCCCCCGGCGAGACCTACCCGATCGCCCTTGTGCTGACCAAGTGCGATTTGAGCGCGGCAGTATCTCAGAGCGAAAAGCGGCTGGAAGATCTGCTCAGGCCGCTGCTTGAAAGTCTCACCGGCGGCGTGCGCTGTCGGGCGCTGCCGGTGGCGGCAAAGGTCGTCCAGCGGGGTGAAAGTTGGGCTTTGCAGGCCGTCGGCGCAGCGGCAGCGTTTATCTGGCTGGCCTGGCAGCTCAGCGACATTCACCGGCTCGGCTGGGGGGAGCGGTTGCTGGGTCTATTCGCCCGCCTGCTGAGCGGTAGCAGGCGACAGCCCGGTTGGGAGGACGGCCTTCTGCGGCGGATCTTAGTGGAGGAGACGCAGACGACCGGGGCGGGGGCAGCCTTTCGGCCCCAGGCTCCCCGCCGCACGGCCTCAAAGGTAGAGCGCGAGTAG
- a CDS encoding glycine zipper domain-containing protein, protein MNDENQVSNPSEDQKGEGSEAIAAEGNREKREPDQQGQPAQPLSNTAGGVIGAAVGGLVGGRVGAVVGAAVGAVAASALKGENPIDKAKETIGGIKEAITGSEAKSEGTSGGQQEGSTSSQQPAQPQQTTPATEQSGQEAKTELQPEIQPEASAPAVAPEATSPLDREAGETAQSASPTVSEAVEAAYNQAVELEKPAENPSPS, encoded by the coding sequence ATGAACGACGAAAATCAGGTTTCAAATCCGTCTGAAGACCAGAAGGGCGAGGGCAGCGAAGCGATTGCCGCCGAGGGCAATCGGGAGAAGCGTGAGCCAGACCAGCAGGGACAACCGGCCCAGCCTCTCAGCAACACTGCAGGCGGGGTGATCGGGGCAGCAGTTGGTGGTCTGGTTGGTGGCCGGGTCGGAGCAGTGGTCGGAGCGGCAGTCGGAGCCGTTGCTGCCTCTGCCTTAAAAGGTGAAAATCCGATAGACAAAGCAAAAGAAACAATCGGCGGAATCAAAGAAGCAATCACTGGTTCCGAAGCCAAGTCCGAAGGGACTTCCGGTGGTCAGCAAGAAGGGTCCACAAGCTCTCAGCAACCGGCTCAACCCCAGCAGACGACTCCGGCAACCGAGCAGTCCGGCCAGGAAGCAAAAACGGAGCTTCAGCCAGAGATCCAGCCCGAAGCGTCGGCTCCCGCTGTAGCTCCTGAAGCGACCAGCCCGCTCGATCGCGAGGCAGGCGAAACGGCTCAGAGTGCTTCACCGACCGTGTCCGAAGCTGTCGAAGCAGCCTATAACCAGGCTGTTGAACTTGAAAAGCCTGCTGAGAATCCGTCGCCCAGTTAA
- a CDS encoding efflux RND transporter permease subunit, which translates to MNWNISAWSIRNPVPTIVLFLVLTVAGVVSFFSLGIDENPNIDVPMVSVTITQTGAAPSELETQVTRKVEDSVAGIGNVEHIISTVTDGASTTQIKFVLGTNTDRAVNDVRDAVTKIRQQLPQGINEPIVQRIDFAGGPFISFAVASNRRTPVELSWLVDNDIARALLSVPGVSQVQRSGGVDREIRIFLDPNRLQALGVTADQVNAQIRALNIDLPGGRGEVGTTEQAIRTLGSAPSVEKLRATQIVLPNGTYARLDTIGTVSDGAAEQRQLAFIDGKPAVAFSVVRSTGSNVVDVEKSVQRQIEQLRHSLPADIDIDMIRTTARFVHMSYDASVEALLLGATLAVIVIWFFLRDWRSTAIAAIAMPLSAIPTFALMKVAGFTLNNMSMLALSLVVGILVDDAIVEIENIVRHIGMGKRPFQAALDAADEIGLAVVATTMTIVVVFLPVAFMGGIPGQFFKQFGWTVAAAVLFSLVVARMATPLMAAYLMKPLPHASKRGWLVRTYDRILLWALRHRFATILAAVGFFVASLALVPLIPTSLIDAVDRGETVLSIELPPGSSLSDTRRVVKQITGIVQSRPEAAKVFSSLGTPSSNGSGSSSGAVNKASIYIVLKPKEERKLSQAQFEAAIRKPLLQVPGVRISSAGTGVSGGKPLQIVLTGDDPATLKQAADALTDQIRSVPGLIDVTSSAALLRPEILVRPDFARAADQGVSVQSIARTALIASLGDIDANLAKFNLADRQINIRVQLDPRFRDDLQTISNLQVVGNNGLVPLKSVASIGVGSGAAQIDRYDRARQVSIDANLGAGTELGPALQAVHKLSAYRNLPAGVREQPAGDTEIQRDVFSGFGFAIATAVLLIYAVLVLLFGGFMQPLTIMMSLPLSLGGALIGLLVFGKSLGLYALIGIIMLMGLVTKNAILLVEYGLMAMKEGTPRMEAILSAGEARMRPILMTTIAMIAGMLPIALGIGAGSEVRAPMAVAVVGGLVTSTLLTLVVIPVVFTCIDDLQNWLARIVRRQPRELTEAYRNPAVPSPSQQQQ; encoded by the coding sequence GTGAACTGGAACATCTCCGCCTGGTCGATCCGCAACCCGGTGCCGACGATCGTGCTTTTTCTGGTCCTGACGGTGGCTGGAGTCGTCTCCTTCTTCTCGCTGGGCATCGACGAAAATCCAAATATCGACGTGCCGATGGTGTCGGTGACCATCACCCAGACTGGAGCAGCCCCCAGCGAGCTGGAAACCCAGGTCACCCGCAAAGTCGAAGATTCGGTAGCAGGCATCGGCAACGTCGAGCACATCATCTCGACGGTCACCGACGGTGCCTCGACCACCCAGATCAAGTTCGTTCTGGGCACCAACACCGACCGGGCCGTCAACGACGTGCGCGACGCGGTGACCAAGATCCGCCAGCAGTTGCCCCAGGGCATCAACGAGCCCATCGTCCAGCGCATCGACTTTGCCGGTGGGCCGTTCATCTCTTTCGCGGTTGCTTCCAATCGGCGCACGCCGGTCGAATTGAGCTGGCTGGTCGATAACGACATTGCCCGCGCCCTCCTTTCGGTTCCCGGCGTCTCCCAGGTGCAGCGCTCGGGGGGGGTGGACCGTGAGATTCGTATCTTCCTCGATCCCAACCGCCTGCAGGCATTGGGGGTCACAGCCGATCAAGTCAACGCCCAGATTCGCGCCCTGAACATCGATCTTCCCGGTGGCCGGGGAGAAGTAGGGACCACCGAGCAGGCGATTCGCACCCTGGGCAGTGCTCCCAGCGTCGAGAAACTGCGCGCTACCCAGATTGTCTTACCCAACGGCACCTACGCCCGCCTCGATACGATTGGTACCGTGAGCGATGGGGCAGCCGAGCAGCGGCAGCTTGCGTTTATCGATGGCAAGCCGGCAGTCGCCTTCTCGGTGGTGCGCTCCACCGGCAGCAACGTCGTCGATGTCGAGAAGAGCGTCCAGCGCCAGATCGAACAGTTGCGCCACAGCCTGCCTGCCGACATCGACATCGACATGATTCGCACGACAGCCAGGTTCGTGCATATGTCCTACGACGCTTCTGTCGAGGCGCTGCTACTGGGGGCTACCCTTGCAGTCATCGTGATCTGGTTTTTCCTGCGCGACTGGCGATCGACGGCGATTGCGGCGATTGCAATGCCCCTTTCGGCGATTCCTACTTTTGCCTTGATGAAGGTGGCGGGCTTTACGCTCAACAACATGTCGATGCTCGCCCTCTCCCTTGTCGTCGGCATCCTGGTAGACGATGCGATCGTCGAGATCGAAAATATCGTCCGCCACATCGGCATGGGCAAGCGCCCCTTTCAGGCGGCCCTCGACGCCGCCGACGAAATTGGCCTGGCGGTCGTCGCCACGACGATGACGATCGTCGTCGTCTTTTTGCCCGTCGCCTTTATGGGCGGCATCCCCGGCCAGTTCTTCAAACAGTTCGGCTGGACGGTGGCAGCCGCAGTGCTCTTCTCGCTGGTGGTGGCCCGCATGGCCACCCCGCTGATGGCCGCCTACCTGATGAAGCCCCTGCCCCACGCGAGCAAGCGGGGCTGGCTGGTGCGCACCTACGATCGAATCTTGCTCTGGGCGCTCCGGCACCGCTTTGCAACCATCCTCGCCGCCGTCGGTTTCTTCGTCGCGAGCCTCGCTCTGGTGCCGCTCATTCCGACCTCGCTCATCGACGCGGTGGACCGGGGTGAGACGGTCCTGAGCATCGAGTTGCCCCCCGGTTCGTCGCTGAGCGACACCCGGCGGGTGGTAAAACAAATTACCGGCATCGTCCAGTCCCGCCCGGAGGCGGCCAAGGTCTTCTCCTCCCTCGGCACCCCAAGTAGCAACGGCTCCGGCAGCAGTTCCGGCGCGGTCAACAAGGCCAGTATCTACATTGTTCTCAAGCCCAAAGAAGAGCGCAAGCTGAGCCAGGCCCAGTTCGAGGCGGCGATCCGCAAGCCCCTCCTGCAGGTGCCGGGCGTGCGCATCTCCTCCGCCGGTACCGGCGTGAGCGGCGGTAAACCGCTGCAGATCGTGCTTACAGGCGACGATCCGGCCACCCTCAAGCAGGCCGCCGACGCCCTCACCGATCAGATCCGCTCTGTGCCAGGGCTCATCGATGTTACCTCCAGCGCAGCCCTCCTGCGCCCTGAGATCCTGGTCAGACCCGACTTTGCCCGCGCCGCCGATCAGGGCGTCTCGGTGCAGTCGATCGCCCGCACCGCGCTTATCGCAAGCCTGGGCGACATCGACGCCAACCTCGCCAAGTTCAACCTGGCCGACCGCCAGATCAATATCCGCGTCCAGCTCGACCCGCGCTTCCGAGACGACCTGCAGACGATCTCCAACCTGCAGGTAGTGGGCAACAACGGCCTGGTGCCGCTCAAATCCGTCGCCTCGATCGGCGTCGGCAGCGGTGCCGCCCAGATCGACCGCTACGATCGGGCCCGCCAGGTCTCAATCGATGCCAACCTCGGAGCCGGCACCGAACTTGGCCCCGCCCTGCAGGCGGTTCACAAGCTCTCCGCCTACCGCAACCTGCCTGCCGGTGTGCGCGAACAACCGGCGGGCGACACCGAGATCCAGCGCGACGTCTTCAGCGGCTTCGGCTTCGCCATCGCCACCGCCGTGCTGCTCATCTACGCCGTCCTCGTCCTGCTCTTCGGTGGCTTTATGCAGCCGCTCACGATCATGATGTCGCTGCCGCTGTCGCTGGGCGGGGCACTGATTGGTCTGCTCGTCTTCGGCAAATCCCTGGGTCTCTACGCCCTCATCGGCATCATCATGCTCATGGGCCTGGTCACCAAAAACGCGATCTTGCTCGTCGAGTACGGCTTGATGGCAATGAAGGAGGGCACGCCGCGCATGGAAGCCATTCTCTCCGCCGGAGAAGCGCGGATGCGGCCTATCTTGATGACGACGATCGCCATGATCGCCGGTATGTTGCCGATTGCTCTGGGTATCGGAGCCGGGTCCGAGGTGCGCGCTCCGATGGCCGTCGCTGTGGTCGGTGGCCTCGTCACCTCCACCCTACTCACCCTGGTCGTGATTCCGGTGGTCTTCACCTGCATCGACGATCTGCAGAACTGGCTTGCCCGCATCGTCCGTCGCCAACCGCGAGAACTCACCGAGGCGTACCGCAACCCGGCTGTCCCCTCACCTTCTCAGCAGCAGCAATAG
- the hisH gene encoding imidazole glycerol phosphate synthase subunit HisH, producing the protein MARIPSIALVDYGVGNLHSARKGLEAMGARVVVSAHPETLAAADGVVLPGVGAFDAAIEKLAERDLGPTLQRLVDQGQPLLGICLGLQVLFESSEEGRLPGLGILPGRVRRFASEPGLTIPHMGWNQLEFDQPDCPLWQGLAAGSWVYFVHSYYVEPACSADRAATAVHGHQPFTAAIARDRLWAVQFHPEKSARTGLQILKNFIALTVGDRSLVAPAAN; encoded by the coding sequence GTGGCGCGCATCCCAAGCATCGCCCTGGTCGATTATGGTGTCGGCAATCTGCACTCGGCCCGCAAGGGATTGGAGGCGATGGGGGCGCGCGTCGTCGTGAGTGCCCATCCCGAGACGCTGGCGGCGGCGGATGGCGTCGTGCTCCCAGGGGTCGGTGCCTTCGACGCAGCGATCGAGAAATTAGCAGAGCGGGATCTGGGGCCGACGCTACAACGGCTGGTAGATCAGGGACAGCCGCTTCTTGGCATCTGTTTGGGCCTGCAGGTGCTCTTTGAATCGTCCGAAGAAGGGCGGCTGCCGGGGCTCGGGATCCTGCCTGGCCGGGTGCGGCGCTTCGCAAGCGAGCCGGGCCTCACCATTCCCCATATGGGCTGGAACCAGCTGGAGTTCGACCAGCCCGATTGCCCGCTCTGGCAGGGTCTGGCGGCGGGAAGCTGGGTGTATTTTGTGCATTCTTACTACGTCGAACCAGCCTGCAGCGCCGATCGGGCGGCCACCGCCGTCCACGGCCACCAGCCTTTTACTGCCGCTATCGCCCGCGACCGGCTGTGGGCGGTGCAGTTCCATCCCGAAAAATCGGCCCGCACCGGCCTGCAGATCCTCAAGAACTTTATCGCCCTGACGGTGGGCGATCGCTCCCTCGTCGCTCCGGCAGCGAACTAG
- a CDS encoding glycosyltransferase family 4 protein produces the protein MLHIAAEFPPITWGGMGTAVGGLCRASARAGMTAAVLLVGGILVLPEEAGPFSNEEGWLNADGVRLFQIAPSDGPQRTIDLVRRWQPDLLHLHTAWLWDTIRPVLEVTGLPFVFTVHSLDRAEYEIGRLVSAWENQAQVLVAANRIVVPSKSEAALLVRYYPEVGSRVRVAANGIDERPIAVRERRGEPPTVLFSGRFVERKGIGELLAAIPEVLSVRPTTRFVLAGGYGGPAEVDFMGLQQQMAPYRQQVHFTGWLAAEEMDAWYRRSDILVVPSWYEPFGMVVLEGMLHGLAVAATAVGGPAEILDHGRTGWLFASRNVDALKAALIQLVDSAELCLQLGAAAQEAVRRHWLWPQVLQKLTCVYREAIGCRDSYEI, from the coding sequence GTGCTGCACATCGCCGCTGAATTTCCGCCCATTACCTGGGGCGGCATGGGAACGGCGGTGGGTGGGCTGTGCAGAGCCTCCGCCCGCGCCGGGATGACGGCAGCGGTGTTGCTGGTGGGAGGGATTCTCGTGTTGCCCGAGGAAGCCGGGCCGTTCTCGAACGAGGAAGGCTGGCTCAACGCCGACGGCGTGCGACTTTTTCAGATCGCCCCCTCCGACGGGCCGCAAAGGACTATCGATCTGGTGCGCCGCTGGCAACCGGATCTTCTGCACCTGCACACGGCCTGGCTCTGGGACACCATCCGGCCTGTGCTGGAGGTGACAGGTCTGCCCTTTGTCTTTACCGTCCACTCGCTCGATCGGGCCGAGTACGAGATTGGCCGGCTGGTGAGCGCTTGGGAAAACCAGGCCCAGGTTCTCGTCGCCGCAAACCGGATCGTCGTGCCTTCTAAGAGTGAAGCAGCGCTGCTGGTGCGCTACTACCCCGAGGTGGGCTCCCGCGTCCGCGTCGCCGCTAACGGCATCGACGAGCGGCCCATCGCCGTGCGAGAGCGGCGCGGCGAGCCACCGACCGTGCTCTTCAGCGGGCGCTTCGTCGAGCGCAAGGGCATCGGCGAGTTGCTCGCCGCCATCCCCGAGGTGCTCTCGGTGCGGCCCACCACCCGCTTCGTGCTCGCAGGCGGCTACGGCGGCCCGGCGGAGGTAGATTTTATGGGTCTGCAGCAACAGATGGCCCCCTACAGACAGCAGGTCCACTTCACCGGCTGGCTCGCCGCCGAAGAGATGGACGCTTGGTACCGCCGCTCCGACATTCTGGTAGTGCCCAGCTGGTACGAACCCTTTGGCATGGTAGTGCTCGAAGGGATGTTGCACGGACTCGCCGTCGCAGCCACCGCCGTCGGCGGTCCCGCCGAGATTCTCGATCATGGCCGAACCGGCTGGCTGTTTGCCTCCAGGAATGTCGATGCCTTAAAAGCAGCGCTGATCCAGCTTGTAGACAGCGCCGAACTGTGCCTGCAGCTGGGAGCCGCCGCTCAAGAGGCGGTGCGCCGCCACTGGCTCTGGCCCCAGGTTCTTCAAAAACTCACCTGCGTCTACCGTGAGGCGATTGGCTGTCGAGACAGTTACGAAATTTAG
- a CDS encoding IS110 family transposase, whose amino-acid sequence MQRDGSQNDYQLFVGIDVAALTVTAAWLLTHAKPTAAITLPQTPEGHCQLAERLLAVCPTAAEVLVVIEATGSYWMRLATFLALKGFAVSVVNPAQSHYFARALLKRSKSDALDAQTLAQLAAALQPGLWQPPPEIYYQLQQRLQHRDALLQQRQQLHNQLHALRQFPLVVAAVQASLEQLSHTFDEQIAQMEAQLEALLAQDSLWHQAATKLRTIKGIGSVTAGWVLVSTLNFGCCATVEAAVAYAGLAPRSHRSGTSLHRPERIGHAGNARLRTALYMASLSAIRCNQQIKSFYQRLRAAGKPAKVALCAAARKLLHIAWAVVKTDTPFDAEHGRLVCLQ is encoded by the coding sequence ATGCAGCGAGACGGTTCACAAAACGACTATCAGCTATTTGTCGGTATTGATGTGGCGGCACTCACTGTCACTGCCGCCTGGCTGCTCACCCACGCAAAGCCTACCGCTGCCATCACACTGCCCCAAACCCCCGAAGGACACTGCCAATTGGCCGAACGCTTACTCGCCGTCTGTCCCACCGCCGCTGAGGTGTTAGTGGTCATCGAAGCCACAGGCTCCTACTGGATGCGACTGGCCACATTTCTGGCGCTCAAAGGTTTTGCCGTCAGTGTGGTCAACCCCGCTCAGTCTCATTACTTTGCCAGGGCACTGCTCAAGCGTTCCAAAAGCGATGCGCTTGATGCCCAGACGCTTGCCCAACTCGCTGCCGCCCTGCAACCTGGTCTTTGGCAGCCGCCGCCTGAGATTTATTACCAACTCCAACAGCGCCTGCAGCATCGCGATGCCTTGCTGCAGCAACGCCAACAACTGCACAACCAGTTGCACGCTCTGCGGCAATTTCCGTTGGTGGTGGCGGCGGTACAAGCGAGTCTGGAGCAGTTGAGCCACACCTTCGATGAGCAGATTGCGCAGATGGAAGCTCAGCTAGAAGCGCTGCTCGCCCAAGACTCGCTTTGGCATCAAGCTGCAACCAAGCTGCGCACTATCAAAGGCATTGGGTCTGTCACCGCTGGGTGGGTGTTGGTGAGTACCCTCAACTTCGGCTGCTGTGCAACGGTGGAAGCGGCGGTGGCCTACGCGGGTCTCGCTCCCCGCTCCCACCGTAGCGGCACCAGCCTTCATAGACCAGAGCGCATCGGCCATGCAGGCAATGCCCGCTTACGCACGGCGCTGTATATGGCGAGCTTGAGTGCGATCCGCTGCAATCAGCAGATTAAAAGCTTTTACCAGCGGCTACGAGCAGCCGGTAAACCGGCAAAGGTAGCGCTTTGCGCTGCGGCTCGCAAACTCTTACACATTGCCTGGGCGGTTGTGAAAACAGACACGCCTTTCGATGCAGAGCACGGCAGGTTGGTTTGCTTGCAGTAG